The Paenibacillus antri genomic sequence ATCGGCCGCAAGACGCCTGTAACCAGCAGGAGGAGGACGCAAGCGAACAGAAATAAATTGATCAGCGAAGAATAGTTCATATTGCGGACGATCCGCTTGCGAAGCGTTCGGCGATTCTTGCGCTTCTTCGGGGGGGCTTGGGTCCTTGGGATCGCGCCGGGAGGAGCTTGCATACATTCACCTGGTTTCTCTTAATTAGTCAGAATGGGTCTATTATACCAGAGGGAAGGTTAGCGCGGTAAACCTTCTCGAGTCTAGTTCGCGGCCGGTCGGACGAATAGGCATTGATTCCCAGTTTGCGGTCGGATATAATAGAGGCGATGAAACCAAGGAGGATGAATCCGTATGGAAATCTCGCTCGATACCGCGATCTTGAAGCGAGACGTGTCGTACGCGATGTACGGCAAGGTGAAGGATTTGGCCAAGCAGCAGGCGTCGCAATTGTTGGCCGACTTCGCCGGAGCGCAGCCTCAGGCGGCGCCGCATCCGAATCTCGGGAAGGTGCTGGACGTAACAATTTGACGGGTGATCCCTTGGGCGTCTTCGCCCAGGGGATTTTTATTTCAATGACAGGCTTAAAACGAAGGAGGATACGAGAATGACCAGAACGATCGCGATCATTCCGAAATTGAAGGCGCCCGAGTTGAACCGGATTCGCGAAGCGGCTCCGGGCTGGACCGTGCTGGCGGGAGGGGAGGCGACGGACGACGCGGTCCGGAACGCCGAGATCGTCGTCGGTTGGCGGGACGGGCTCGAGTCGGTCGTGTTGTCCGAGTCGTCCCGCGTAAGATGGCTGCAAAGCTGGAGCGCCGGCATGGATCATCTGGAAATCGATCGCTACCTGGAGCGAGGGATCGAGCTGACGAGCGCGAACGGCGTGCACGCGTATCCGATCTCCGAAACCGTGTTCGCGATGCTGCTCGCCTTCACGCGCAAGATCGACGCATACATTCGCAACCAACAGCATCGAAAATGGGACCACGCCGGCCTCAAATCCGAGATGCACGGCAAGACGATCGGCATCGTCGGCGTCGGCGCGATCGGGGAAGAGACGGCGCGCATCGCGAAGGCGGCGTTCGGCATGCGCGTGCTCGGCGTGCGCCGGTCGGGGGCGCCGTCGCCCGCCGTCGACGAGATGTTCGCGGTCGAACGGTTGCTCGACATGCTGCCGGCCTGCGATTACGTCGTCGCCGTCGTACCGTCGACGTCCGAGTCGAAGCATCTGTTCGACGCCCGCGCGTTCGCGGCGATGAAGGAGACGGCGTACTTCGTGAACGTCGGACGCGGCAGCGTCGTCGACACCGAAGCGCTGATCGACGCTTTGAACGCCGGGCGAATCGCCGGAGCGGGGCTCGACGTCTTCGAGGAAGAGCCGCTGCCGGCGGATCATCCGCTCTGGGCGATGAATAACGTCATCGTGACGCCGCATACGGCCGGGTCGACCGAGCGGTACGCGGAGAGAGCGGTCGATATTTTCCTGAGCAACCTGGAGATGGTGCTGAACGGCCGTCCGCCGGCGATCAATCGGCTCGGCGCGCAAGGCAAGCGCTACTGATTCCGAACGAAGAAGGGAGGGTCGGGACATGAGGGAACCGTTCGTCTTATTTTCCGCGGCGCACGGAGCGGGTCTGCTCGCGGCGGCGCTGGCGGTAGCGGCGATCGTCGGCTTCCGCGCCGCGCTGCGCCGTCCGACGGCCAACCGTATCGCGCGGTACGGGCTTGCCGGCTTGCTCGCCGCCTCGGAGGCAGCGCTATACTCCTGGTATACGATAACGGACGCTTGGGGGCTCTACGCGCTGCCGTTCCAGCTGTGCACAATGACGTTGTGGTTTTCCGTGTTCGCTTTGTTGACACGAAAGCGGACGTTAGTAGAGATTTCGTTCTTCCTCGGCATCTTAGGCGCGCTGCAAGCGCTGGCGACGCCGTACTTGACCGTAGGCTTTCCCGACTTCCGTTACTTTCACTTCTTCCTCGCGCATATCGGCATCGTCAGCGCCGGCGTATTTCTTACCGCGGTGGACGGGATCCGACCGACCTGGCATTCCGCGCTCCGATCGCTGCTCTGGTTGAACGCGCTCGCCGTCCCCGCGGGCATCGCGAACGCGATCACGGGCGAAAATTTCATGTTCCTTGCGCGAAAGCCGTCGACGGGCTCGCTGCTCGACGCATTGGCGCCGTGGCCTTGGTACATTCTCGAGCTCGAGGCGGTGGCGCTGCTGATGATCTTCGCGCTGCTCGGCATCGTAAAGGCGGCCGACGCCATCGCGTCGCGACGAGGAAAGCGCAACCAACCGGATTTATCCTAATTGACGTAAGGTGTGTGTAATATATTATTGAAAATTCCTCTAATAATGTCATTTACAATAACATTTACTGTTATTAATATGAAAGTAGATGACATTATACAGTAGAGGAGGCCGTTCGCATGAACCTATCGCAATCGCAGTCCGGGTTGCCGTTCGCGGCGGCGACAGCTGCATATTACGACGAGATGCACGACGCCGGGGGGCGGGTCAGGCCGCATTACGAGGAGGTCTGCCGAACGTTCGAGCGCATGACGCCGGAAATCGTGGCGCGCCGGCAAGCCGCGATGAACGATCGCATGCTCGAAGAAGGGATCACCTATACGCTCTACGACCCCGGTCAAGCGGATCCGCTCGAGCGGACGATCCCGTTCGATCTGATCCCCCGCATTATCCCGAACGCGGAGTGGCGGGAGCTCGAGCGCGGACTCGTGCAGCGCACGAAGGCGCTGAACTGCTTCCTGGCCGACGTGTATCACGAGCAGCATATCTTGCACGACGGAATCATTCCCCGCAAGCTCATCGTCGCGAACCGGTATTTTCGTCCGGAGATGATGCGCCTGCAGGTGCCGAACGGCATCTATACGACCTGCGCCGGCATCGACCTGATCCGCGACGAGCAAGGTAATTATTTCGTGCTCGAAGACAACCTGCGTTCGCCTTCAGGCTACTCCTACCTCTTCACCTCGCGTTCGATCATGAAGCGGCTGTTCCGCGAGCTGTACTTCTCGCATCCGATCGAAGAGGTCGACCACAGCTTGAATCATTTCCTCGCCGCGCTGAAGCGTATGTCCCCCTCGGATCGTGCGAACCCGACGATCGCGCTGCTTACGCCGGGCAGCTATAACTCCGCTTATTTCGAACATACGTATTTAGCCCAGCAGATGGGCATCGAGCTCGTCGAAGGCCGAGATTTGGTATGCATGGACCATAAGATCTACATGCGAACCCGGTCGGGGCTGCGCCGCATCGACGTCATCTATCGGCGGATCGACGACGACTTCCTCGATCCGCTCGCCTTCCGACCCGACTCGCTGCTCGGCGTAGCCGGCGTCATGAACGCGTACCGCGCGGGCAACGTCGCGATCGCGAACGCGCCGGGCACCGGCGTGGCGGACGACAAGGCGATCTACACGTTCGTTCCCGACATGATCAAATATTATTTGAACGAGGAGCCGATTCTGTCGAACGTACCTACGTATCTGCTCTCGAGACCCGACGAGCGGGAGTTCGTGCTCTCGCGGCTCGGCGAGATGGTCGTGAAGGAGACGTCGCTCTCCGGCGGCTACGGCATGCTGATCGGTCCGACCGCCACGGACGAGGAGATCGCGTCGTTCGCGGTCAAGATTCGAGAGAATCCGTCGAATTACATCGCGCAGCCTACGATCAAGCTGTCCACGGCGCCGATTTATCGGGACGGCGGCTTCGTCCCGCGCCATATCGATCTTCGGGCGTTCGTGCTGTCGGGCCGAGAGACGCACGTCATCCCCGGCGGGTTGACGCGGGTCGCCATGAAGGAAGGTTCGCTCGTCGTCAACTCCTCGCAAGGGGGCGGCGTGAAAGACACATGGGTGCTGGGGACGTAACGTTTTCCAATATATCGGAATGGGGGCGGCGGCGATGATGAATCGCATTGCGGAATCGTTGTTCTGGATCGGGCGGTACACCGAGCGGGCGGAAAACCACGCTCGCTTGATCGACGCGTTCTATCACATCCGGGAGGAGACGTCTTCGGGCGAGCGGCTGTGGATCCGCATCGTACAGGCGCTGGGCGACCCGGCGGTGTTCGAAACGGTGTATCGCACGTACGGCGAACGCGAAGTGTTGCACTACATGATTCTGGATCCGAATCATATGAATTCGATCCAATCCTGCGTCCATCAGGCGCGTTCGAATCTCAAAGCGATCCGCGACCGGCTGCCGGAGGAGCTGTGGGATATCCTGAACGGCTTCGCGCTCTGGCTCAAGAGCAACGAGACGGACGAACTGCTGCTCGATTCGCCGTTCTTGTTCCTGAAGCGCGTGAAGGAATGGCTCGGCGCGTTCTACGGCGCGGCGCATCATACGATGATGCGGGACCGTCACTGGCATATGATGGAGAGCGGACGGTTTCTCGAGCGGGCGGAAAATACGGCAAGGCTGTTCGATTCGGTCTATCACTCGATTCTGGAGGACCCGAAGAAGACGCAGTTTTACTTGTTTTCCGCGGTGCGGGCGATCGGCGGCGCGGACGTGTTCCGGCGCCTCCATATGGATCTCTTTTCAGTGGAAAACGTCGTCTCTCTGCTCATCCTCAACGAGAAGTTTCCCCGTTCGGTGCAATTCGGCCTCGGTGAACTGGAAGGGCAGCTTCGCTCGCTCCGCAATCTCGAAAGCTCCGACGCGGCGTACGATAAAGCGATCCGGCTCGTCGTCAAGGCGAGAGCGGAGCTTTCGTGGCTGGAAGGAACCGATGGCGGAGAAGCCTCCCTTCACGACAACCTGGTGCATTGCATGACGGTCATCCACGGGCTCGGAGGCTTGATCGGGAATGCGTTCTTTCGCGAGGAGCAGGGGGCGGGCGCATGAAGTTCAAAATTTGTCACGTCACCACGTACCGATACGACGAGCCGGTCACGGACAGTGTCAATGAAATCCGACTCGCTCCGCGTACGAACTATCGGCAATCCTGTTACCACCACTCCGTCGCGATCGAGCCGAACGCGCCGCTCCTTACCTACGAGGACGGCTTCGGCAACCGGATCCATGCGTTCACCGTCAATAACTCGCATCGGGAGCTCGTCATTCGGTCCGAATCGACGGTCGTCACGCACGATAACGACGGGGTGCGCAAGCGAGTGTTGACGCCCGAAGAGGATTGGGCGACGCTCGCGGACGACGCCGTGCAGAACAAGTACGCCGAATATTTGATCCCGACGCCTTACACGGAGGCGAACGACGACGTGGCCGCGTTCGCGGCGTCGTGCGGGCGGCCTGGCGCGGGCGTCTACGAGCAGACGATGGAGCTCGTCTCCAGGATTTACGAGGAGTTCGAGTATCGGCCGAACGCGACCCGCATCGGCACAACGCCCGCGGAGCTGCTCGAGGGGCGAGCCGGCGTCTGTCAAGACTTCGCGCATTTGATGATCGCCGCATGCCGATTATCGGGCATTCCGGCGCGATACGCGAGCGGGTACCACTTCATCGGCGATCTGCAGACGCGCGCCGCCGATTTCGAGCAGGCGTCCCATGCATGGGTGGAGGCGTATATTCCGGGCACCGGCTGGCTCGGGTTCGACCCGACGAACAATAACCGCGTCGACGGCCGATATATCAAGCTCGGTCACGGCCGCGATTATCTCGATATCGTGCCGGTGAAGGGGATTTACCGCGGAACGCCGAACCAGCGGCTGTTCGTCGACGTCGACGTGCAGCTGATCGACAAATAAAATGGGAAATGTAAGCAAACTAAATTATTATAGTGCCAAAGTATGACCTGTATGGTAGAATAAGCCCATATTACTAGTCTTCTAAATCGAAAAGGCAAACCTTCCGAAAGGTAGGGGCGCAAAGCCACAGGCCTAAGGCTGAGCTAAGGCAGCTGGGTTGCCGAAATTGCGGAGACGTTTCGTTCGTTCTCGAATGAACGCCCGGCGATTCGGGCGTTTTTTTGTTGCGAAAATGGACAAAGAGGGGGAGATCTTCATGCAGGCCGAACTCATTAACCCGTTCTTGACTTCTTCGATACAAGTATTCGAGACGATCGTTCAAGTGAAGCCCACCGTGGGCAAATTACAGCTAAAGCAAATGCGATATACGGAAGATTACGTATGGCTTAAAATCCGCATCCACGGCCAGATGGAGAAGGAGATCTTGTTCGGCTTCCCCGACACGATGGCGATGAATATCGTCTCGACGATGCTCGGAGGATATGCGGTCACGGAGCTCGACGACATGTGCCGGAGCGCCGTAGCGGAGCTGGGCAATATGATCAGCGGCAATGCCAGCACGATACTGTATCACAACGGCATCGCCGTCGACATTACGCCGCCGAGCCTCGTCGGCGACGGCGCGATCGATTGGGGCAAGAAGGCCGTCAGCATCCCGTTATCGGTCGAGCGGATCGGAGATTTCGACATCAATATTCTCGTCTGACGCGCGGACGCACGGAGGAACGCTGCTCATGGCAAGGCTTGGGTTTATCGTGAACGCCGCTTCCGGCAACGGGCGAGGGGCGAAGGTTTGGTCCGCCGTCGAACGGGAGCTTTCGGCAAGAAGCGTGCCGTACGACGTCTTTCGGACGGAGGCGTCCGGCCACGCGACGGCGCTCGCGCAGCGGATGGTCCGGGATCGGTCGTACGATTCGATCACGGCGATCGGCGGCGACGGCACGGTGAACGAGGTCGCGGCGGGGCTGCTCGGCAGCGACGTGGCGCTCGGGCATATCGGCGCCGGCTCGGGCAACGATTTCGCGCGGGCTATGGGGCTGCCTTCGGAGCCGAGCGAGGCGGTCGAGGCGCTCGTGCGCGGGGATCGGCTCGAGATCGACGTCGGCCGCGCGGGCGGGCGCGTCTTCGTCAATTCGTTCGGTTCCGGCTTCGACGGCGAAGTGGCCGCGAGGTCGAACGGCTCTCCGTGGAAGCGGTGGATGAATAAGATCGGACTGGGCGCCGTCTCCTACGGTTTGATCGTACTGGCGGCGCTCGGCGCATATCGTCCTGCGCGGGTCAACGTCGCATTGGACGGCCGATCGTACGACTTCGATGACGTCTGGCTCGTCGTCGCGGCGAATTTGCCGTATCTCGGCGGCGGGATGCATATTTGTCCCGGCGCGTCCGCGACGGACGGCGTCATGGACGTGTGCGTCGTGCACGGCCTCGGGCGGCTGCGGCTGCTGCGCCACTTCCCGCTCATTTATCGCGGCGCGCATGTCTCGCTGCCGTATGTTACGATGCTGCGCGGCGCGCGCCTGAGTCTGAAGAGCGATCGAACGCTGGCCTGCCACGTGGACGGGGAAACCGCCGAGCCGTTGGTTACCGAGCTGACGCTCGTTCCGCGGGGGCTCTCGTTGATCGTTCCGGAGCGCCAATGACGTTGGTTGGGAGCAACCCGTTTCGCCGGTTCGGCGGTGCGGGTTGTTTGGCATGTTCCGAAGGAGCTTGCAACCGGGGGAGCGGAACATGGCGAGCGAGGACGTCTCGTCGGACGTTGTATGCTACAATGGAAGCGTTGCACTCGGAACCTGAGGGAGGAACGAACCATGTATGAAGCGCTGCATCATGTCGCGGTCGTCGTCGTCGATCTGGAACGAGCCAGACGATTCTACGGCGGCGTGCTCGGACTCGAGGAATTGGACGGCCGTCCCGCCTTTCCGTTCCCCGGCGCGTGGTATGCGCTCGGGGAGGATCAACTGCATCTGATCGTGCATGACGAGGCCAAGACGCTGCGAGGCGCCTTCTCGATCGATTCGAAAGACGGCCACTTCGCCGTACGCGTGCGCGACGCCTCGGAAGTGAGAGCCCGGCTCGAGGCGGCCGATTGGCCGTTCGACGATCGCCCGCAGAGCATTACGGGGTGGCACCAATTGTTCACGACGGATCCGGACGGCAACGTCCTAGAATTCAACAGCAAAATTCCCTCGCGGGAGGAAGGCGGCAAAAACGAATGACGAAGAAAACCGTAATCGCCCTAGTAGGAGACTATTATCATCGTGCGTCGTGGGCGGAAGCGGCGCTGCGCCTCGCCGCGGCGGGCCTGGAGGACGTAGAATTGCGGTTCGTCGAGGAAGCGGGATTCGAAGCGGCGTTGGGAGAAGGTCCCGGGATGGTCGTCTTGTTCAAGGAGGATCGCGTCGATCCGAACGCGGACGAACCGCGGCGCTGGATGAGCGAAGCGCTGCAACGGAAAGCGTCGGATTACGTAGAAGCGGGAGGAAGCTGGCTCGCGTGGCATTCCGGTCTGGCGAGTTACGATCCTGAGGGGCCTTACGTGAAGATGCTTCGAGGATATTTCGAATTCCATCCGGCGCAACATCAGCAGGTGCGTTACTCTCCGACGGCGGCGGACGAAGCGGCTTATGAATTGTATGACGAGCATTACTTCGTCTCGTGCGACGAAGCGAATACGAACGTCTTCCTGCGATCGTCCTCCGTGGACGGGGATTCGATCGCAGGCTGGTCGCATACGTTCGGCCGAGGGTTCGTCGCTTGTTACACGCCGGCGCACAACGAAGAGGCGTTGAGCGGGGAAGCCGTCGCCTCGACGCTTCGGAAGCTTCTCGCGCGCGGGCTCGGTCTGGAGCCGAAGTAAATGCTACTTCTTGTTCGCGCGGTTCCGGTTCAGGCGCGTGTACGTAAACAGCGCCGCGAGCACCATCGCGCCGATGGCGATGCTCTCCGTCGTCTCCGGATCGACGCCGAAGGCGGCGCAGACGAGCTTCGCAAGATTGTTCGTGGCGAAGGCGACAAGCAAGATGATCAATGGGCGGAAAAAGTTATACTTTTGCAATCGGGAAGCCTCCTCAGGAAGTCGTGCGTTTCGGTTATTCATGACGGAACGAAAGCTTATCATACACTTCTACGCGATTCTTGCCGTTACGTTTCGCCGCATACAGCGCCCGATCCGCCCGTTCGATGAATGGGACGATATCGGCCGAGGTCGGGCGCGTCATGCTGGAGACGCCGACGCTGATCGTGACGACCGGCAGCACGTCCGATTGCGGATGGGGTATGGCCAACGATTCGATCGTCGTCCGAAGCTGCTCGGCCACGGTCTCGGCGCCGAACACGTCCGTCTCCGGCAGCAGCACCGCGAATTCTTCGCCGCCGAAACGCGCGAGCAGATCGCCCGGCCGCTTCAGCATTCGGCTCGCCGCCACGGTGACGCGCTTCAAGCAGTCGTCCCCGGTCAGGTGGCCGTACATATCGTTATATTTCTTGAAATTGTCGATGTCGAACAACAGCAGGGCGATCGGCAGCTTGTTGCGCCTCGCGCGATTGACTTCGCGGGTCATCACCGCGTCGAAATATCGCCGGTTCGCGATGTTCGTAAGTCCGTCCAGCTGCGACAGCCGCTGAAGCCGTTCCTTCTCGATGCTGCGCTTGGTCACGTTCCGAAGCACGACTTGGAGCAGCTTCTTCCCGTTGTGTTCGACGAACGCGGCGGTGCCTTCGACGTCGATGACTTCCCGGGTTTTCCTCCGGACGAGCTTCGTCTCGAACGCGGGCAGTTCGCCGGACTCCATGCCGTAGATGCGCTGCATCAACAATTCCATCTTGCGCTGGGCGTCGGGCATCAAGTAGTCGAACATGTTCGTGCCGAGCAGCTCGTCCGGATGATCGGCTTGCACGAGTCGGGCGCACGCTTCGTTGCAGAAGACGATCTCGCCTTCGTCGTGAATAAGAATCGAGTCCGGGGACAGCTGCACGAGGGTGCGGTACCGCTCCTCGCTTTCCCGGATGAACCGTTCGGATCGCTTGCGCTCCGTAATGTCGCGGGTAACGCCGAGCAGCGATTCCGGCCGGCCGGCGGCGGCGTCGAAGAACGGCGTCAGCGTCGTCTCGACGATGCGTTCGTTGCCGAGGAACGTGACCGGTTCTTCGTACAAAATGGTGCGGCGGGAGGCGACGGCCTCCGTAAATTTGGCTTGCACGAAGTCGACGACGTCAGGCGGCAGCGTCTCCGCAATCGTGCGGCCGATCATCGCCTCCGTGAGGCCGGTATGACGCAAGTACGCGGCATTGACGGATTCGAATCGGAACTCGTAAGGAGCCGAGTCGCCGGTCACGCGCACTAAAAACAGTAAATCGTCGGTTGTATCGATATAGAGCTTGGAAAGCTTCGTAATGTCCATCCGATTCCCTGACCTTTCGCTGATGCGGGGACGAAACATCGCCATTAAACAATAATTAGTACTATACCATATTATCGAAGAAATCAGGCTATGAATTGAGAGGGATTTCCTTGTTTATTTTGCAACTCGGGCCGCTAAGCCTGAACGGTCCGTTGCTCTTGCTGCTGTGGTTCGGCGCGAGCGGATATGCGGTCGTCCGCGCGTCCGGCATCGGCGAGGAGGCGAAGGAGCGCATCCGTTCCGCCTTGCTCGGAGGCGGCATCCTCTGGCTTCTCGTTTGGAAAACGTCCCTTCTCTGGCTCGATCCGCAAGGCGTCCTCGCCCATCCGTCTTCGCTCTTGTACCTCGACGGCGGAACGACGGGGCGGTACGCGGCGACCGGGATCGCCGTCGTCTACGCGGCGTTCCGGTGGCGCGACTCGCCGCGCCTGCTCGCGTCGGGCGCGGCGGCGCTGGTCTTATACGCCGCGTCGGGCGCGTTCGCGATGCAGCTCGGCTACGCGGCGCTCGGGCGGCCTGAGTTCGCTCCCGCGACCGCGGCGGCGGCCGCGCTCGCGACCGGCGTCTGGTTCGCGGTCCGGCACGCTTGGCGCCGCGCGGCGACGGTTCGCAAAGCCGCGATCGAATCGGCCGTCTGGGTCGTCGCGGCGGCGCTGCTGCTCGGCGTCGCGGCGGAAGCGGCCGACGTCTACGAGGCGCGGGTGCGCGAATCGGCCGCCGGCGTCGGATCCGCGGCCGGTCAGCTCGCGCCGGACGTCGAGCTGACGCTGCCGGACGGCGCGACCGCGCCGCTGTCCGCTTATCGCGGACGTCCCGTGTTCGTCAACTTCTGGGCGAGCTGGTGTCCGCCGTGTCGGGCGGAGATGCCCTCGCTGCAGCGGCTGCACGAAACGTTCGATGCGAGGGGCGTCGCCGTGCTCGCCGTAAACATGGCGACGACGGAAGCTCGCCCCGATGCAGGGGAACGTTACCTCGCGGAGCGCGGGTTTACGATGCCTGCCGTGTCGGACGCGAGCGGGGAAGCGAAGCGCGCGTTCCGCGTCCGCGCGTACCCGACGTCGTTCGCGATCGACGCGGACGGCGTCATCGTCGGGCGGTACGAAGGCGCGATGCATTACCGGGCGATGGCGGAGGAGCTCGAACGGCTGCTATCGCCTTCGACCGCCGAGAGGCGGGAGCGGCCATGAAGGGGATCGCCACCGTCACGATGAATGCGGCGATCGACAAGACGTACCGGGTTCCGTCGCTCCCGCTCGGCCGCGTTACGCGGATTCCGGAGATGGTCGCTTACCCCGGCGGGAAGGGCATCAACGTCGCGCGCGCGCTGCGGCAGCTCGGCTGCGACGTCGTCGCGACCGGCTTCGTCGCCGGGTTCAACGGCGCGTACATCCGCACCGCGCTGTCGGACCAAGGCGTCGCGCACGACTTCGTCGACGTCGCGGGCGAGTCGCGGCTGTGCCTGAACGTCCTGCACGACGGCGGGGCGTCGACCGAGCTGCTCGAGCCCGGACCGTCCGCGACGGAAGCGGATTTCGCCGCGCTCGAACGGAAGGTCGCGGCGCTCGCGGAGCGGAGCGCGATCGTCTGCCTCTCCGGCAGCGCTCCAACGGGCGTTCCCGCGAATGCGTACGAGCGGCTTGTCGGCATCGTCCGCAAGGCGGGCGCGCTCGCTTTCCTCGATGCGAGCGGCGCCTTGCTCGCGGGCGGCGTCCGCGCCGCGCCCGACTTCGTCAAGCCGAACGAGCACGAAGTCGCGGCGCTGTCGTCGCAGCCGGCGACGGACGAGGCGGCGCTGGCCGCCTGCGCGCGCGAGCTCGTCGGCGCGCGCGGCATCGGCTGCGCGGCGATCACGCTCGGCGCGGCGGGCGCTCTCGTCGGCTGCGGCGATGCCGTCTACCGCGTGCGCGTGCCGGCGCTGCGCGTCGTCAGCGCCGTCGGCTGCGGCGACGCGTTCGTCGCCGGCATGGCCGCCGGGACGCTGCGGGGCGATCCGCTCGAGCAGCGCATTCGCCTCGCCGCCGCGGCCGCCTGCGCGA encodes the following:
- a CDS encoding YjfB family protein, with the protein product MEISLDTAILKRDVSYAMYGKVKDLAKQQASQLLADFAGAQPQAAPHPNLGKVLDVTI
- a CDS encoding D-2-hydroxyacid dehydrogenase; protein product: MTRTIAIIPKLKAPELNRIREAAPGWTVLAGGEATDDAVRNAEIVVGWRDGLESVVLSESSRVRWLQSWSAGMDHLEIDRYLERGIELTSANGVHAYPISETVFAMLLAFTRKIDAYIRNQQHRKWDHAGLKSEMHGKTIGIVGVGAIGEETARIAKAAFGMRVLGVRRSGAPSPAVDEMFAVERLLDMLPACDYVVAVVPSTSESKHLFDARAFAAMKETAYFVNVGRGSVVDTEALIDALNAGRIAGAGLDVFEEEPLPADHPLWAMNNVIVTPHTAGSTERYAERAVDIFLSNLEMVLNGRPPAINRLGAQGKRY
- a CDS encoding YwaF family protein; this encodes MREPFVLFSAAHGAGLLAAALAVAAIVGFRAALRRPTANRIARYGLAGLLAASEAALYSWYTITDAWGLYALPFQLCTMTLWFSVFALLTRKRTLVEISFFLGILGALQALATPYLTVGFPDFRYFHFFLAHIGIVSAGVFLTAVDGIRPTWHSALRSLLWLNALAVPAGIANAITGENFMFLARKPSTGSLLDALAPWPWYILELEAVALLMIFALLGIVKAADAIASRRGKRNQPDLS
- a CDS encoding circularly permuted type 2 ATP-grasp protein — protein: MNLSQSQSGLPFAAATAAYYDEMHDAGGRVRPHYEEVCRTFERMTPEIVARRQAAMNDRMLEEGITYTLYDPGQADPLERTIPFDLIPRIIPNAEWRELERGLVQRTKALNCFLADVYHEQHILHDGIIPRKLIVANRYFRPEMMRLQVPNGIYTTCAGIDLIRDEQGNYFVLEDNLRSPSGYSYLFTSRSIMKRLFRELYFSHPIEEVDHSLNHFLAALKRMSPSDRANPTIALLTPGSYNSAYFEHTYLAQQMGIELVEGRDLVCMDHKIYMRTRSGLRRIDVIYRRIDDDFLDPLAFRPDSLLGVAGVMNAYRAGNVAIANAPGTGVADDKAIYTFVPDMIKYYLNEEPILSNVPTYLLSRPDEREFVLSRLGEMVVKETSLSGGYGMLIGPTATDEEIASFAVKIRENPSNYIAQPTIKLSTAPIYRDGGFVPRHIDLRAFVLSGRETHVIPGGLTRVAMKEGSLVVNSSQGGGVKDTWVLGT
- a CDS encoding alpha-E domain-containing protein yields the protein MMNRIAESLFWIGRYTERAENHARLIDAFYHIREETSSGERLWIRIVQALGDPAVFETVYRTYGEREVLHYMILDPNHMNSIQSCVHQARSNLKAIRDRLPEELWDILNGFALWLKSNETDELLLDSPFLFLKRVKEWLGAFYGAAHHTMMRDRHWHMMESGRFLERAENTARLFDSVYHSILEDPKKTQFYLFSAVRAIGGADVFRRLHMDLFSVENVVSLLILNEKFPRSVQFGLGELEGQLRSLRNLESSDAAYDKAIRLVVKARAELSWLEGTDGGEASLHDNLVHCMTVIHGLGGLIGNAFFREEQGAGA
- a CDS encoding transglutaminase family protein, which gives rise to MKFKICHVTTYRYDEPVTDSVNEIRLAPRTNYRQSCYHHSVAIEPNAPLLTYEDGFGNRIHAFTVNNSHRELVIRSESTVVTHDNDGVRKRVLTPEEDWATLADDAVQNKYAEYLIPTPYTEANDDVAAFAASCGRPGAGVYEQTMELVSRIYEEFEYRPNATRIGTTPAELLEGRAGVCQDFAHLMIAACRLSGIPARYASGYHFIGDLQTRAADFEQASHAWVEAYIPGTGWLGFDPTNNNRVDGRYIKLGHGRDYLDIVPVKGIYRGTPNQRLFVDVDVQLIDK
- a CDS encoding chemotaxis protein CheX; its protein translation is MQAELINPFLTSSIQVFETIVQVKPTVGKLQLKQMRYTEDYVWLKIRIHGQMEKEILFGFPDTMAMNIVSTMLGGYAVTELDDMCRSAVAELGNMISGNASTILYHNGIAVDITPPSLVGDGAIDWGKKAVSIPLSVERIGDFDINILV
- a CDS encoding diacylglycerol/lipid kinase family protein: MARLGFIVNAASGNGRGAKVWSAVERELSARSVPYDVFRTEASGHATALAQRMVRDRSYDSITAIGGDGTVNEVAAGLLGSDVALGHIGAGSGNDFARAMGLPSEPSEAVEALVRGDRLEIDVGRAGGRVFVNSFGSGFDGEVAARSNGSPWKRWMNKIGLGAVSYGLIVLAALGAYRPARVNVALDGRSYDFDDVWLVVAANLPYLGGGMHICPGASATDGVMDVCVVHGLGRLRLLRHFPLIYRGAHVSLPYVTMLRGARLSLKSDRTLACHVDGETAEPLVTELTLVPRGLSLIVPERQ
- a CDS encoding VOC family protein, producing MYEALHHVAVVVVDLERARRFYGGVLGLEELDGRPAFPFPGAWYALGEDQLHLIVHDEAKTLRGAFSIDSKDGHFAVRVRDASEVRARLEAADWPFDDRPQSITGWHQLFTTDPDGNVLEFNSKIPSREEGGKNE
- a CDS encoding ThuA domain-containing protein translates to MTKKTVIALVGDYYHRASWAEAALRLAAAGLEDVELRFVEEAGFEAALGEGPGMVVLFKEDRVDPNADEPRRWMSEALQRKASDYVEAGGSWLAWHSGLASYDPEGPYVKMLRGYFEFHPAQHQQVRYSPTAADEAAYELYDEHYFVSCDEANTNVFLRSSSVDGDSIAGWSHTFGRGFVACYTPAHNEEALSGEAVASTLRKLLARGLGLEPK
- a CDS encoding sensor domain-containing diguanylate cyclase, producing the protein MDITKLSKLYIDTTDDLLFLVRVTGDSAPYEFRFESVNAAYLRHTGLTEAMIGRTIAETLPPDVVDFVQAKFTEAVASRRTILYEEPVTFLGNERIVETTLTPFFDAAAGRPESLLGVTRDITERKRSERFIRESEERYRTLVQLSPDSILIHDEGEIVFCNEACARLVQADHPDELLGTNMFDYLMPDAQRKMELLMQRIYGMESGELPAFETKLVRRKTREVIDVEGTAAFVEHNGKKLLQVVLRNVTKRSIEKERLQRLSQLDGLTNIANRRYFDAVMTREVNRARRNKLPIALLLFDIDNFKKYNDMYGHLTGDDCLKRVTVAASRMLKRPGDLLARFGGEEFAVLLPETDVFGAETVAEQLRTTIESLAIPHPQSDVLPVVTISVGVSSMTRPTSADIVPFIERADRALYAAKRNGKNRVEVYDKLSFRHE